AGAATCCGGCAAGTTGAGGGTCATCAGCAAGGGCACCATGAGCGCCGCTGAAGCATTATAGTCATCACCGTGCATGGTCTGGATGTAGGCGGCATCAATCGGGCCTGGCGCAGTCTCGATCATCTGCACGATGCGGGCAGCCCTAAAGCCATAATCTTCTGCGGTGAGGTTATACCGATACTCCGGTCCCACGATGTAATTATTCGCACTCACGATATAGCCTTCAGGTGGATTGTACGCATATGGCAGCTGGTCGAAGGGGATGTATCCCTGCCACTCATATTCATCGGTCCAACCAGGCACCGGGTAATCACCACTATGATTAGGCAGGCGAATGGGGATATTGCCAGGAGTTTGATAGCCTATATTGCCTTTGATATCTGCGTAAACGATATTTTGTGACGGGACGGCAAAATTGGAAGCTGCTTCGCGGAACTCAACCCAATTCTGGGCACGATCGTATCCGAAAATCGCCTTGAAAATATTGGCAGGTTCGAGGGCAGTCCAGCGCATGGAAATGGCGAAGTTGGGCGGAAGACTGACGCCCCAGGTCTCCTGCACTTTTTGATGGTCTTCTGTGTTATCCCAGATCACCGGACCATGCCGTGTAGAGCGAACTGTTATTTCAACTGGAGCACTGCCGGCCACCTGGATGGTATCCGTGACGAGCGTCATATCGACCCATTGGCCATTGACCTCATACTGGTTGGGATTGTCAGGATTGATCTTTTCAATATAGAGGTCAAGCACATCCGGGCCGACATTGGTGAAACCCCAGGCGATGTTGTCGTTATGGCCAACGATGACCCCCGGTACACCGGCGAAGGAATAGCCCACAACGTTGTACGGGCAGGCCTCCGCAACCGATTTACAGTGCAGGCCAACTTCGTACCAGATTGAAGGCATTTGTTCTGCCAGATGCATGTCATTCGCCAGGAAGGGCAGGCCGGTGGTTGTGCGGTTGCCGCTGATAACCCAATTATTGGAGCCAATGCCACGTCCAGACGGGCCCAGCACCGTATCCATTTTCGCCATGGTTACGGAAAGCTCCTGGAAGGCGGGCGAAAGCTGGGCCAGGAGCTGGCTTTCAGTGACTGTGCCTTTCAACCCAGATGGTGTAGCGCCTAGGGGCAGGTGGTTAACAACCACGGGATGGTCTGCTGGATACGGAGGAAATAGGTCGGCAATCTGCCCAGGGGTGAAGGATTTCATCAGTACAGCATGCTCCACTTCGCTGTTCATGCGGGTCTCTCCCAGGTTCCACGCCATGGCTTTTCCCCAGGTTAAAGTATGCATCGGCTGCCAGGGCTCAGGAGTATAGCCGCCATTGAGCAACTTCAGAACGGCGTACTCCAGGCTCAACGCGGCACCCTGGTGATCAGTCAGGTAGGCATTCACTCCATCTGCATAGGCTTGCATCAGCGCCAGCTCATCCGGTGCCATGGCATCCAGCTCCTGTTGGGCGATGCGTGCCCAACCCATCGTGCGCAGGAAGGTATCAGTAGCAACCTCTGAACTCCCAAACATCTCAGCCAGCCTTCCCGAACCGATATGACGCCAAAAATCCATCTGCCAGAAGCGGTCCTGGGCAGTGACGTAACCCTGGGCGAAGAATAGATCATGGGGGGTTTGGGCGTATATATTGGGGATGCCGTAAGTATCGCGGTAAACATCCACCGCTTCATCCAGCCCACTGATTTTTATCTCACCCCGTGTAGTGGGGAACGAGCGACGCACAAGATACACACCT
This is a stretch of genomic DNA from Anaerolineales bacterium. It encodes these proteins:
- a CDS encoding penicillin acylase family protein; the protein is MSKKLGRVLIAIVSIIVVLAIVLGAAGVYLVRRSFPTTRGEIKISGLDEAVDVYRDTYGIPNIYAQTPHDLFFAQGYVTAQDRFWQMDFWRHIGSGRLAEMFGSSEVATDTFLRTMGWARIAQQELDAMAPDELALMQAYADGVNAYLTDHQGAALSLEYAVLKLLNGGYTPEPWQPMHTLTWGKAMAWNLGETRMNSEVEHAVLMKSFTPGQIADLFPPYPADHPVVVNHLPLGATPSGLKGTVTESQLLAQLSPAFQELSVTMAKMDTVLGPSGRGIGSNNWVISGNRTTTGLPFLANDMHLAEQMPSIWYEVGLHCKSVAEACPYNVVGYSFAGVPGVIVGHNDNIAWGFTNVGPDVLDLYIEKINPDNPNQYEVNGQWVDMTLVTDTIQVAGSAPVEITVRSTRHGPVIWDNTEDHQKVQETWGVSLPPNFAISMRWTALEPANIFKAIFGYDRAQNWVEFREAASNFAVPSQNIVYADIKGNIGYQTPGNIPIRLPNHSGDYPVPGWTDEYEWQGYIPFDQLPYAYNPPEGYIVSANNYIVGPEYRYNLTAEDYGFRAARIVQMIETAPGPIDAAYIQTMHGDDYNASAALMVPLLMTLNLPDSHLVEVRNLLSGWDFQNRMDLAAPALYNVFWRAVLARTFHDDLPEDYWPDGGDAWFEIMRNLTKDPNSAWWDDRTTSTVETMDDILTQSFTEAVAEIEQLLGKNTSRWAWGDIHTVTFHNQSLGVSGVGPIEAIFNRGPYKTAGGTSIVNATSWNAAEPDSSKAYQVLWLPSERLIVDLSNLTATLSTNTTGQSGHAYHANYDNQIDMWRTIQYHPMLWTQQQVEGAAKGHLVLTP